One Amphiprion ocellaris isolate individual 3 ecotype Okinawa chromosome 5, ASM2253959v1, whole genome shotgun sequence genomic region harbors:
- the camk1a gene encoding calcium/calmodulin-dependent protein kinase type 1 gives MMPLGEDGNGWKKKTSDIKEHYDFKEVLGTGAFSEVVLAEEKRTQRLVAIKCIPKKALEGKENNIENEIAVLHRIKHPNIVSLEDIFESTSHLYLVMQLVSGGELFDRIVEKGFYTERDASQLIHQILDAVKYLHDMGIVHRDLKPENLLYYSMDEDSKIMISDFGLSKIEGAGSVMSTACGTPGYVAPEVLAQKPYSKAVDCWSIGVISYILLCGYPPFYDENDAKLFEQILKAEYEFDSPYWDDISDSAKDFICHLMEKDPLKRYTCELALQHPWICGDTALDKNIHESVSAQIKKNFAKSKWKQAFNATAVVRHMRKLQLGTSLEGPSQITPTSPCHGHLLPEEEEEEDDDLGNGEEESLSHYEDGRRGSNEGSTDRDSLRSCTYCCRPASRI, from the exons ATGATGCCTCTTGGAGAGGATGGAaatggatggaaaaagaagacaTCGGACATCAAAGAACATTATGACTTCAAAGAAGTGCTGGGAAC GGGCGCGTTCTCCGAGGTGGTTCtagcagaggagaagaggacTCAGAGGCTGGTAGCCATCAAGTGCATCCCCAAGAAAGCTTTGGAAGGCAAAGAGAACAACATTGAAAATGAGATCGCAGTACTACACAG AATCAAACATCCCAACATTGTGTCGCTGGAGGACATCTTTGAAAGTACATCCCACCTATATCTTGTCATGCAACT GGTATCTGGAGGTGAGCTGTTTGACAGAATTGTGGAGAAAGGTTTCTACACAGAGCGAGACGCCAGCCAGCTCATCCACCAGATCTTGGATGCAGTCAAATATCTCCACGACATGGGCATCGTCCACAGAGATTTGAAG CCAGAGAATTTGCTGTATTACAGCATGGATGAAGACTCCAAGATTATGATCAGTGACTTTGGCCTGTCAAAGATCGAGGGAGCGGGCAGCGTCATGTCCACAGCCTGCGGTACTCCAGGATATGTGG CTCCTGAGGTACTTGCTCAGAAGCCGTACAGTAAAGCAGTGGATTGTTGGTCCATAGGAGTTATTTCTTATATTCT GTTATGTGGATATCCTCCGTTTTACGATGAAAATGACGCCAAGTTATTTGAGCAGATTCTGAAAGCAGAATATGAATTTGACTCTCCATACTGGGATGACATCTCAGATTCAG CCAAAGACTTCATTTGTCACCTGATGGAAAAAGATCCTTTGAAGAGATACACATGTGAGCTAGCCCTCCAGCATCCATG GATATGTGGCGACACAGCTCTGGACAAGAATATCCATGAATCTGTCAGCGCACAAATCAAGAAGAACTTTGCCAAAAGTAAATGGAAG CAAGCATTTAATGCCACAGCGGTGGTGCGCCACATGAGGAAGCTGCAGCTGGGCACCAGTCTCGAGGGACCCAGTCAGATTACTCCCACCAGTCCCTGCCATGGACATCTGCTcccagaggaagaggaggaggaggacgacgaTTTGGGGAatggagaggaggagagct